A portion of the Microlunatus phosphovorus NM-1 genome contains these proteins:
- a CDS encoding antitoxin, with amino-acid sequence MGIFDKAKDLLNEHNEVVDQGIDKAADIVDERTGHQHSEQIDQGAQQVKDTIDDVSGHPRG; translated from the coding sequence ATGGGCATCTTCGACAAGGCCAAGGACCTGCTCAACGAGCACAACGAGGTGGTGGACCAGGGCATCGACAAGGCTGCCGACATCGTCGACGAGAGGACCGGTCATCAGCACAGCGAGCAGATCGACCAAGGCGCACAGCAGGTCAAGGACACCATCGATGACGTCAGCGGACATCCGCGCGGCTGA
- the miaA gene encoding tRNA (adenosine(37)-N6)-dimethylallyltransferase MiaA: MLVGPTASGKSGLSIALAERLIASSQPAEVVNADSMLVYRGMDIGTAKPTVDERSRVVHHLVDILDVTETATVAEFQSRARAAIADCHARGVVPVVVGGSALYIRAIVDEFSFPGTDPQVRVALEQELAAIGPVALHHRLAALDPAAAAAILPQNGRRIVRALEVIQLTGAPFAARLPERRYHLPGVVQVGLTIDRPTLDARIEQRVDAMWAAELVAEVTRLTALGLRDGLTASRALGYRQVLEFLAGETDELEAHRRTVVGTRKFARRQFSWFKQDPRITWLAYDRDDLVTAALSAAGFAALVGD, translated from the coding sequence GTGCTGGTGGGTCCGACGGCATCGGGCAAGTCTGGACTGTCGATCGCACTGGCGGAGCGACTGATCGCGAGCAGCCAGCCCGCTGAGGTCGTGAACGCCGACTCGATGCTGGTCTACCGCGGCATGGACATCGGCACCGCGAAGCCCACCGTGGATGAGCGGTCTCGGGTCGTGCATCACCTGGTCGACATCCTTGATGTCACCGAGACCGCAACCGTCGCGGAATTCCAGTCTCGAGCTCGGGCGGCGATCGCCGACTGCCATGCGCGTGGCGTGGTGCCGGTCGTGGTCGGTGGCTCCGCCCTCTACATCAGGGCGATCGTCGACGAGTTCTCCTTTCCTGGCACCGACCCGCAGGTACGAGTCGCGCTCGAGCAGGAGTTGGCCGCGATCGGCCCAGTTGCCCTGCATCATCGGTTGGCGGCGCTGGATCCCGCGGCGGCTGCGGCGATCCTGCCGCAGAACGGGCGCCGGATCGTCCGCGCCCTCGAGGTCATCCAGCTCACCGGCGCGCCTTTTGCCGCTCGGCTGCCGGAACGGCGCTATCACCTGCCCGGTGTCGTCCAGGTCGGGTTGACCATCGATCGTCCGACCCTTGACGCTCGGATCGAACAACGGGTCGATGCCATGTGGGCGGCCGAGCTGGTCGCCGAGGTCACCCGGCTGACCGCCCTCGGACTGCGGGACGGGCTGACTGCCTCCCGGGCGCTGGGCTATCGCCAGGTGTTGGAGTTCCTGGCCGGTGAGACCGACGAACTCGAGGCACACCGCCGTACCGTGGTCGGGACTCGCAAGTTCGCCCGCCGGCAGTTCTCCTGGTTCAAGCAGGATCCGCGGATCACCTGGCTGGCCTACGACCGGGACGACCTGGTCACCGCTGCCCTGAGCGCGGCTGGCTTCGCCGCCCTCGTGGGAGACTGA
- the dapF gene encoding diaminopimelate epimerase, translating to MGRWAFAKGHGTENDFVILVDRDGANPVTAEQVRWICNRRAGIGGDGILRAVRGRHIPEWDGDPEIWFMDYRNADGSIAEMCGNGIRVFVRYLVDEGLTEGPLVPVGTRAGLRETEVLSDGRIRVAMGPARVLSEQVRVSTADQQAFDAVGVDVGNPHAVSFCADPDGLDLRSAPTWEPAAVFPHGVNAEFVAERGPHRLAMRVFERGSGETRSCGTGTVAAAAAWHARHGVVATPDLAAHTTPVRYQVDVPGGSVEVELGEQAYLTGPAVIVARGELSPPT from the coding sequence GTGGGTAGGTGGGCGTTCGCGAAAGGCCACGGGACCGAGAACGACTTCGTCATCCTCGTCGACCGGGACGGGGCCAACCCGGTGACGGCGGAGCAGGTCCGCTGGATCTGCAATCGTCGGGCCGGGATCGGTGGCGACGGCATCCTGCGGGCGGTCCGGGGCCGGCACATTCCCGAGTGGGACGGTGATCCGGAGATCTGGTTCATGGACTACCGCAACGCCGACGGCTCGATCGCCGAGATGTGCGGCAACGGCATTCGTGTGTTCGTGCGTTATCTGGTCGACGAGGGACTGACCGAGGGTCCCCTGGTGCCGGTCGGCACCCGGGCCGGGTTGCGGGAGACCGAGGTGTTGTCCGACGGGCGAATCCGGGTTGCCATGGGTCCGGCTCGGGTGCTGAGCGAGCAGGTTCGGGTGTCGACCGCCGATCAGCAGGCATTCGACGCGGTCGGTGTCGATGTCGGCAATCCGCATGCGGTGAGCTTCTGCGCCGATCCTGATGGGTTGGATCTCCGGAGCGCGCCGACCTGGGAGCCGGCCGCGGTCTTTCCCCACGGGGTGAACGCCGAGTTCGTCGCCGAGCGGGGGCCGCATCGGCTGGCCATGCGGGTGTTCGAACGAGGGTCGGGGGAGACCCGGTCCTGTGGCACGGGCACGGTCGCCGCGGCCGCCGCCTGGCATGCCAGACACGGAGTCGTCGCGACGCCGGACCTGGCCGCACACACGACGCCGGTTCGCTATCAGGTCGACGTGCCGGGCGGATCCGTCGAGGTCGAACTCGGCGAGCAGGCATACCTGACCGGGCCCGCCGTGATCGTGGCGCGCGGAGAGCTGTCGCCGCCTACCTAG
- a CDS encoding pentapeptide repeat-containing protein, whose product MGTRTRVELGRREDLGADCANCFGLCCVALAFTTSADFPFDKPAGEPCPNLDDHDGCRVHAQLRPHGFKGCTVFDCFGAGQKTSRHTFAGRSWRDDNQIRTAMFAAFPIIRRLHELLWYLDQASALVEAADRDATPWLQRFERVRELSDLPGERLLDLDVDAEYDAARPLLIQASEIARRGEIARQGVRSDRSRRRTRTLGPQSDLMGARLTRADLQGICLRGSTLIAADLSGARLAHCDLLGVDLRDADLSGADLEDAIYLTQMQVNSARGDAATRLPPGFQRPPHWV is encoded by the coding sequence GTGGGGACACGGACACGCGTCGAGCTCGGTCGACGAGAGGATCTCGGCGCCGACTGCGCGAACTGCTTCGGTCTGTGTTGTGTGGCGTTGGCCTTCACCACATCTGCGGACTTCCCGTTCGACAAGCCTGCCGGCGAGCCCTGCCCGAATCTCGACGACCACGATGGCTGCCGAGTCCATGCGCAGCTCCGGCCCCACGGGTTCAAGGGATGCACCGTGTTCGACTGCTTCGGCGCCGGGCAGAAGACCTCCCGACACACCTTCGCAGGTCGGTCCTGGCGGGACGACAACCAGATCCGTACGGCGATGTTCGCTGCGTTCCCCATCATCCGCCGGTTGCACGAACTGCTCTGGTATCTGGATCAGGCCAGCGCACTCGTCGAAGCTGCGGATCGCGACGCGACGCCCTGGCTGCAGCGGTTCGAACGCGTTCGCGAGCTGAGCGATCTGCCCGGCGAGCGGCTCCTGGATCTCGATGTCGACGCCGAGTACGACGCCGCCCGCCCGTTGCTGATCCAGGCCAGCGAGATCGCCCGACGAGGCGAGATCGCCCGACAGGGGGTCCGGAGCGACCGGTCTCGGCGCCGTACGCGCACGCTCGGACCGCAGTCCGACCTGATGGGCGCTCGTCTCACCCGGGCAGACCTGCAGGGAATCTGCCTGCGGGGTTCGACGCTGATCGCGGCGGACCTGAGTGGTGCCCGGCTGGCGCACTGCGATCTGCTCGGCGTCGACCTTCGCGATGCCGACCTATCCGGTGCCGACCTCGAGGACGCGATCTATCTCACCCAGATGCAGGTCAACAGCGCCCGGGGTGATGCGGCGACCCGGCTCCCGCCCGGTTTCCAGCGGCCGCCGCACTGGGTCTAG
- the hflX gene encoding GTPase HflX: protein MSVPESEYAPDYDGEQLDLQERHSLRRVAGMSTELTDVTEVEYRQLRLERVVLVSVWTTGSEVDAENAMAELKLLAETAGSEVLEGLVQRRLRPDPATYIGRGKVAELREIVVATGADTVICDGELAPAQLRNLEDRVKVKVIDRTALILDIFAQHAKSAEGQAQVELAQLQYLKQRLRGWGGNLSRQAGGRASGGAGIGGRGPGETKLETDRRRIHSRIAKLRATLRELDANRQLKRAERQRHQVPSVAIVGYTNAGKSSVLNRLTGAGVLVEDALFATLDPTTRRAQTSDGRVYTLTDTVGFVRHLPHDLVEAFASTLEESAQADLLVHVVDASDPDPVGQIKAVRSVLADIGAGDVPELIVLNKADKASREAITTLRTAAPGAVVTSARTGEGIDELRAAVESGLPRPERELRVLLPYERGDLVDRIHTSGELLSVEHTEHGSLVTARVHPDLAGELGPYTLAASS from the coding sequence ATGAGTGTTCCTGAATCTGAGTACGCACCCGACTACGACGGCGAGCAGCTGGATCTGCAGGAGCGCCACTCCCTACGCCGCGTCGCGGGCATGTCGACCGAGCTCACCGACGTCACCGAGGTCGAGTATCGCCAGCTTCGGCTGGAGCGGGTGGTGCTGGTCAGCGTCTGGACGACCGGCAGCGAGGTCGACGCCGAAAACGCCATGGCGGAGCTGAAGCTGCTGGCCGAGACTGCCGGCTCGGAAGTGCTGGAAGGGCTGGTGCAGCGCCGGCTGCGGCCCGATCCCGCGACCTACATCGGCCGCGGCAAGGTCGCCGAACTGCGTGAGATCGTCGTTGCCACCGGCGCCGACACGGTGATCTGTGATGGCGAACTGGCGCCCGCGCAGCTGCGCAACCTGGAGGACCGGGTCAAGGTCAAAGTGATCGACCGGACCGCGCTGATCCTCGACATCTTCGCCCAGCACGCCAAGAGCGCCGAGGGCCAGGCCCAGGTGGAGCTGGCCCAGCTGCAGTACCTGAAGCAGCGGCTGCGTGGCTGGGGTGGCAATCTGTCCCGGCAGGCCGGCGGTCGGGCCAGCGGCGGCGCCGGGATCGGCGGCCGTGGTCCCGGCGAGACCAAGCTGGAGACCGATCGCCGGCGGATCCACAGCCGGATCGCGAAGCTGCGCGCCACCCTGCGCGAGCTGGACGCGAACCGGCAGCTGAAGCGGGCCGAGCGGCAGCGACATCAGGTGCCGTCTGTTGCCATCGTCGGTTACACCAACGCCGGGAAGTCCAGTGTGCTGAATCGGCTGACCGGTGCCGGGGTGCTGGTCGAGGACGCGCTGTTCGCGACCCTCGATCCGACGACCCGGCGCGCCCAGACCAGCGACGGACGCGTCTACACGCTGACCGACACGGTCGGCTTCGTCCGGCATCTGCCGCACGATCTGGTCGAGGCGTTCGCCTCGACGTTGGAGGAGTCCGCTCAGGCCGACCTGCTGGTGCATGTGGTCGATGCCTCTGACCCCGACCCGGTGGGCCAGATCAAGGCAGTCCGCAGCGTGCTGGCCGACATCGGCGCGGGCGATGTGCCGGAGCTGATCGTGTTGAACAAGGCCGACAAGGCCAGCCGGGAAGCCATCACCACACTGCGTACCGCGGCTCCTGGCGCGGTGGTCACCTCCGCCCGCACCGGCGAAGGGATCGACGAATTGCGGGCAGCGGTCGAGAGCGGGCTGCCACGGCCGGAGCGTGAGCTGCGGGTGCTGCTGCCGTACGAGCGTGGCGACCTGGTGGATCGGATCCACACCAGCGGGGAGCTGCTGAGCGTCGAGCACACCGAGCACGGATCGCTGGTCACTGCCCGGGTGCATCCGGATCTGGCGGGCGAGCTGGGACCGTACACGCTCGCGGCCTCGAGCTGA
- a CDS encoding ATP-dependent DNA helicase, translating into MLAAAVAEIGGHERPGQLELAAAVGESLDTGVHLLAQAGTGTGKSLGYLAPTLVRLARGELDRVVVTTATLALQSQLASKDIPHALDAVEQVTGRRPEHAILKGRTNYACLLKVRDGADEQATLISAADLLATVQDSPRTAPESALGAEVLALREWAEDQLQDGGLADRDDAPSHTDRGWQQVSIPVRECLGTQRCPQGGLCFVEKSRETAREAELVVTNHALLAIDAMHGGTALPEHQAVVIDEAHELTARVTSADSAELSPGMVERVGNRALTWLDDDDLGVELLGSADRLRDALDSMPLERVEDPGSAFVAACDAVRSVTRQVVSALTSGTDKSEPECRQAAAAVKEIFDIAERMAALSERDVVWVADRERSGREARVAPLTVAGLMRSRVFGEHTTILTSATLKLGGDFTGVAGSVGLRDDERLRDDDPVPELSEADERRPWRAVDVGSPFAYQKQGILYLARRMPQPGRDGISEAVLEEVAELVWAAGGRTLGLFSSRRAAEAAAVWVRKQLPKQKILCQGDAQLSELTRRFVAEEETSLFGTLSLWQGIDVPGDTCRLVIIDRIPFPRPDEPLTVARQRAVTEAGGNGFMSVAANHAALLLAQGSGRLIRRISDRGVVAVLDPRLVTARYGSYLRASMPPMWTTSDRETAIGALRRLATG; encoded by the coding sequence GTGCTGGCAGCCGCGGTTGCCGAGATCGGAGGCCACGAGCGGCCCGGCCAGCTGGAACTGGCCGCGGCCGTGGGCGAGTCGTTGGACACGGGCGTACATCTGCTGGCCCAGGCCGGCACGGGAACCGGCAAGTCGCTGGGCTACCTGGCGCCGACCCTGGTCCGGCTTGCTCGCGGCGAGCTGGATCGGGTCGTGGTGACCACCGCGACCCTGGCCCTGCAGAGCCAGCTCGCCAGCAAGGACATCCCGCACGCACTGGATGCGGTCGAGCAAGTGACCGGCCGCCGGCCCGAGCACGCCATCCTCAAGGGCCGCACCAACTACGCGTGCCTGCTGAAGGTGCGCGATGGTGCCGATGAGCAGGCCACCCTCATTTCGGCCGCGGACCTGCTGGCCACCGTGCAGGATTCGCCGCGGACAGCGCCGGAATCGGCGCTCGGGGCCGAGGTGCTCGCGCTGCGCGAGTGGGCCGAGGATCAGTTGCAGGACGGCGGGCTGGCCGACCGCGACGATGCACCGTCGCACACCGACCGCGGCTGGCAGCAGGTCTCCATCCCGGTTCGGGAGTGCCTGGGGACCCAGCGGTGTCCACAGGGTGGCCTGTGTTTCGTGGAGAAGTCGCGTGAGACAGCACGCGAGGCCGAGTTGGTGGTGACCAACCACGCACTGCTCGCCATCGACGCGATGCATGGCGGCACGGCACTGCCCGAACACCAGGCCGTGGTGATCGATGAGGCACATGAGCTGACCGCCCGGGTGACCAGTGCTGATTCGGCGGAGCTCAGCCCAGGCATGGTCGAGCGAGTCGGCAACCGGGCGCTGACCTGGCTGGACGACGACGATCTCGGCGTCGAGCTGCTCGGCTCGGCCGACCGGCTGCGCGATGCGCTGGACTCGATGCCACTCGAGCGGGTCGAGGACCCGGGAAGCGCGTTCGTGGCTGCTTGCGATGCGGTGCGCTCGGTCACCCGCCAGGTGGTCAGTGCGCTGACCAGCGGCACCGACAAGAGCGAACCGGAGTGCCGGCAGGCTGCGGCGGCGGTGAAGGAGATTTTCGACATCGCCGAACGGATGGCCGCGCTGAGCGAGCGAGACGTCGTGTGGGTCGCCGATCGAGAGCGCAGCGGACGGGAGGCCCGGGTCGCGCCGCTCACGGTGGCAGGTCTGATGCGATCCCGAGTCTTCGGCGAGCACACCACGATCCTCACCTCGGCGACGCTGAAGCTCGGCGGCGACTTCACCGGAGTCGCCGGCTCGGTGGGGCTACGCGACGACGAGCGGCTCCGGGACGACGATCCGGTCCCCGAGCTCAGTGAGGCCGATGAGCGCCGACCATGGCGAGCGGTCGATGTCGGCTCGCCGTTCGCGTACCAGAAGCAGGGCATCCTCTATCTCGCTCGGCGGATGCCGCAGCCGGGACGGGACGGGATCAGTGAGGCGGTGCTGGAGGAGGTGGCCGAGCTGGTCTGGGCCGCGGGCGGCCGTACGCTCGGGTTGTTCTCCTCTCGGCGGGCTGCCGAAGCCGCGGCGGTGTGGGTACGCAAGCAGCTGCCGAAGCAGAAGATCCTCTGCCAGGGCGATGCCCAGCTGTCCGAGCTGACCCGCCGATTCGTGGCCGAGGAGGAGACGTCGCTGTTCGGCACCTTGTCGCTGTGGCAGGGGATCGACGTGCCCGGGGACACCTGCCGGCTGGTGATCATCGACCGGATTCCCTTTCCCCGGCCGGACGAGCCGCTGACCGTGGCACGCCAGCGAGCGGTCACCGAAGCCGGCGGCAACGGGTTCATGAGTGTGGCCGCCAACCACGCAGCCCTGCTGTTGGCCCAGGGCTCTGGCCGGCTGATTCGCCGGATCAGCGACCGTGGCGTGGTCGCGGTCCTTGACCCGCGCCTGGTGACCGCGCGGTACGGCTCCTATCTGCGAGCGTCGATGCCACCGATGTGGACGACTTCGGATCGCGAGACCGCCATCGGAGCCCTGCGCCGGTTGGCGACTGGCTGA
- the sthA gene encoding Si-specific NAD(P)(+) transhydrogenase, translating into MEHTYDFDLAVIGSGPGGQKAAVQAAKLGKRVCVIDSKQMVGGVCVNTGTIPSKTLREAVLYLTGMQQRDMYGASYRVKNEITISDLLSRLQHVIGREIEVIRNQLLRNHIELMAGTASFLDPHTLSIDDESHGMMRTLTADKIVVATGTTPARPPSIEFDGVRVLDSDQILTLEKVPDSLVVVGAGVIGVEYASIFAALGTRVTLVEKRAQMLDFCDPEIVESLKFHLRDLSMSFRFGEEVQSVESSGHGTITTLASGKRIAAEVVMYSAGRQGNTGQLNLDLAGLEADKRGRLVVDEFYTTAVPNIYAVGDVIGFPALAATSMDQGRLAAAYAFGETANELHHLQPIGIYTIPEISYCGRSEVELTKDAVPFEVGISRYRELARGQIIGDSYGMLKLIVHSDTHEILGVHVFGTNATELVHIGQAVMGCGGTVDYLVNTVFNYPTLSEAYKVAALDVANKLRAVARITNQMLTSEPSLL; encoded by the coding sequence ATGGAGCACACGTACGACTTCGACCTCGCCGTCATCGGATCTGGACCAGGTGGTCAGAAGGCAGCCGTGCAGGCCGCCAAGCTCGGCAAGCGGGTCTGTGTCATCGACAGCAAGCAGATGGTCGGTGGTGTCTGCGTGAACACAGGCACCATCCCCTCGAAGACGCTTCGTGAGGCAGTCCTCTATCTGACGGGAATGCAGCAGCGCGATATGTACGGCGCCAGCTATCGGGTCAAGAACGAGATCACCATCTCCGATCTGCTGAGCCGGCTGCAGCACGTGATCGGCCGCGAGATCGAGGTGATTCGCAACCAGCTGCTGCGTAATCACATCGAGCTGATGGCCGGCACGGCGAGCTTCCTCGACCCGCACACGCTGTCGATCGACGACGAGAGTCACGGCATGATGCGCACGCTGACGGCCGACAAGATCGTGGTCGCCACCGGCACCACTCCGGCCCGGCCGCCCAGCATCGAGTTCGACGGCGTGCGGGTGCTCGACAGCGACCAGATCCTCACCTTGGAGAAGGTGCCGGATTCGTTGGTCGTTGTGGGCGCGGGTGTGATCGGGGTGGAGTACGCCTCGATCTTTGCCGCGCTCGGCACGCGGGTGACTCTGGTGGAGAAGCGGGCTCAGATGCTCGACTTCTGCGACCCCGAGATCGTGGAGTCGCTGAAGTTCCATTTGCGCGATCTGTCGATGTCGTTCCGGTTCGGTGAGGAGGTGCAGTCGGTCGAGAGCTCCGGACACGGGACGATCACGACCCTCGCGTCGGGGAAGCGGATCGCGGCCGAGGTGGTCATGTATTCGGCCGGTCGGCAGGGAAACACGGGCCAGCTGAACCTGGATCTCGCGGGCCTGGAGGCCGACAAGCGTGGCCGGCTGGTCGTCGACGAGTTCTACACCACCGCGGTGCCCAACATCTACGCAGTCGGAGACGTGATCGGCTTCCCGGCCTTGGCTGCCACCTCGATGGACCAGGGGCGGCTGGCTGCGGCGTACGCCTTCGGCGAGACCGCCAACGAACTGCACCACCTGCAGCCGATCGGCATCTACACCATCCCGGAGATCTCCTACTGCGGTCGTAGCGAGGTCGAGCTGACCAAGGATGCGGTGCCGTTCGAGGTCGGCATCTCGCGCTATCGGGAGCTTGCTCGGGGCCAGATCATCGGCGATTCCTACGGCATGTTGAAGCTGATCGTGCACTCCGACACCCACGAGATCCTCGGCGTGCACGTCTTCGGCACCAACGCCACTGAGCTGGTGCACATCGGGCAGGCGGTGATGGGCTGTGGCGGCACCGTCGACTACCTGGTGAACACCGTCTTCAACTATCCGACCTTGTCCGAGGCCTACAAGGTCGCGGCTCTCGACGTGGCGAACAAGCTGCGCGCCGTCGCCCGCATCACCAACCAGATGCTGACCAGCGAGCCCAGCCTGCTGTAA
- the lexA gene encoding transcriptional repressor LexA — protein sequence MAKKTDQPAPQPQRKRGRPRASEVAAQLGETGSISALPDAPAGVDGLTLRQRRILEMIKDTVETRGYPPSIREMGDAVGLASSSSVAHQLKVLEAKGFLRRDPNRPRALEVLLPGAHEAAKVRPLHPAPAELEFDQTGVNDAYPKPVHVPMVGRIAAGGPILAEERVEDVFALPRQLIGEGTMFMLEVKGDSMVDAAICDGDWVVVRQQPTAINGDIVAALLDNEATVKTFKKVANQVWLMPHNPAYDPIDGNHASILGKVVAVLRRL from the coding sequence ATGGCGAAGAAGACGGATCAGCCCGCACCGCAGCCGCAGCGCAAGCGCGGCCGGCCTCGGGCCAGCGAAGTGGCAGCACAACTGGGCGAGACAGGGTCGATCTCGGCCCTTCCCGACGCACCGGCGGGGGTTGACGGTCTGACCCTGCGGCAGCGACGGATCCTCGAGATGATCAAGGACACGGTCGAGACCAGGGGCTACCCGCCGAGCATCCGCGAGATGGGCGACGCCGTCGGGCTGGCCTCCTCTTCGAGCGTCGCCCATCAGCTCAAGGTGTTGGAGGCCAAGGGCTTCCTTCGTCGCGACCCGAACCGGCCACGGGCCCTCGAGGTGTTGCTGCCGGGCGCGCACGAGGCAGCCAAGGTACGCCCGCTGCACCCCGCACCTGCTGAGCTGGAGTTCGATCAGACCGGGGTCAACGACGCCTATCCTAAGCCGGTCCACGTGCCGATGGTCGGCCGGATCGCCGCCGGCGGTCCGATCCTCGCTGAGGAGCGGGTGGAAGACGTCTTCGCGCTCCCCCGTCAGCTGATCGGCGAGGGGACGATGTTCATGCTCGAGGTGAAGGGCGACTCGATGGTCGACGCCGCGATCTGCGACGGCGACTGGGTGGTCGTCCGGCAGCAGCCCACGGCGATCAACGGAGACATCGTCGCGGCGCTGCTGGACAACGAGGCCACGGTCAAGACCTTCAAGAAGGTGGCCAACCAGGTCTGGCTGATGCCTCACAACCCGGCATACGATCCGATCGACGGCAACCACGCCAGCATCCTCGGCAAGGTCGTCGCCGTCCTCCGGAGACTCTAG
- a CDS encoding DUF2752 domain-containing protein, translating to MSDARQQVGRPFQAVGGLKWLAGYAAFGLGVTTLYATTGIGFPCPFLMLTGWQCPFCGGTRLGSALLHGDIASAFAYNPVVFVSLVLGAVVGTLWIVEALGGPRVRPPARWQRATHRIRPAIWWTLAGVLTALYVVLRNLT from the coding sequence GTGAGCGATGCGCGGCAACAGGTCGGGCGGCCATTCCAGGCCGTCGGTGGCTTGAAGTGGCTCGCCGGCTACGCCGCGTTCGGCCTCGGGGTGACCACGCTCTATGCGACGACGGGAATCGGGTTTCCATGCCCGTTCCTGATGCTGACTGGCTGGCAGTGTCCCTTCTGCGGTGGAACGCGGCTCGGCTCCGCGCTGCTTCACGGCGACATTGCGTCGGCGTTCGCCTACAACCCGGTGGTGTTCGTCAGTCTCGTGCTCGGTGCCGTCGTCGGCACGCTGTGGATCGTCGAGGCACTAGGCGGTCCCCGAGTCCGGCCTCCGGCCCGCTGGCAACGTGCCACCCACCGGATCCGCCCGGCCATCTGGTGGACCCTCGCCGGCGTACTCACCGCCCTCTACGTCGTACTCCGAAACCTGACCTAG
- the nrdR gene encoding transcriptional regulator NrdR yields the protein MHCPYCRHTDSKVLDSRVADEGATIRRRRQCPACGRRFTTTEQMQLVVVKRSGVVEPFNRDKVVSGVRKACKGRPVTEDQLARLGQLVEDAIRASGQPEIPADEVGVAILGPLRDLDQVAYLRFASVYRQYQSVDDFEAEIALLRAESEPLGIEPLIPSKVADSKVSTFVPHKRSPGRAAPTSP from the coding sequence ATGCACTGTCCTTACTGTCGGCACACCGACTCCAAGGTCCTGGATTCACGGGTGGCTGACGAAGGCGCCACGATCCGTCGACGGCGGCAGTGCCCCGCGTGCGGGCGGCGATTCACCACGACTGAGCAGATGCAGTTGGTGGTGGTGAAGCGCAGCGGCGTGGTGGAGCCGTTCAACCGGGACAAGGTGGTCTCCGGGGTCCGGAAGGCATGCAAGGGCCGTCCGGTGACCGAGGATCAGCTCGCCCGGTTGGGTCAACTCGTCGAGGATGCGATCCGCGCCTCAGGTCAGCCGGAGATCCCGGCCGACGAGGTCGGTGTGGCGATCCTCGGCCCGCTGCGTGACCTCGACCAGGTCGCTTACCTGCGATTTGCCAGTGTCTACCGGCAATACCAGTCGGTCGACGATTTCGAGGCTGAGATCGCCCTGCTGCGCGCGGAGTCTGAGCCGCTCGGCATCGAACCCTTGATCCCCAGCAAGGTGGCCGACTCGAAGGTCAGCACCTTCGTGCCGCACAAGCGGAGTCCGGGCCGGGCAGCCCCGACATCGCCTTGA